GCTGTTAAaggttgtctggacatcatttgaGGATCATTTTCTAATGCCCTTTAAAGGAAAGAAATATGTCATTTTTACCTGAGTAGGGCCAGATGTGATTTCAGGTCCACAGCAATGAGATTGAATCAACTGTTCTGAAATAgtctagcaagccattcaattcAAGGATAAATATTGACTGGCAGCAAACGCTGGCtttgccagtgacatccacaccaCATCAAAAAGAAAAATATCATCTGCTGCAAGCAATTAAGTAGTTGATGTCTCTCACAATTATTGTCCTACTGTTTTTGCACTTAGAATTTTGCGTACATATATGCTATTCTATTTCCTCCTCACTATTTGGAGGTCTATAGTATTCCAGCAGCATGGCTGCCTTTTTTGTTAGTTAAGCTCAACCCTCATCACTTCATTTGACAATTCATTTCATGCATAGTCACTTTTCAAGCTGGAATTGAGTCCTCAACCAATAATGCTACACTCccaccttttcaaaaaaaaaattcccttCACTGTCCTGCCAGCAAATTCAATGGTCAGCAATGCTGAGCTCCATTTGTGCCCTTTTTTAAATCTGTTGTTATATCAATAATTTATGGAAAGAAATGCCTGAAAAGTGAGCCAATTGCCAGTTTTCTACTACTGCACCTTCATTTGCAATTTGACTACATGGGGTACTACGCCAACTGGAAGGACCTCTAGTGGACATTTATTCACTGAGCTTTCATTTACGTGAACTAATATGTGTAGCAATAACTTTGACTTTAAATTAATTGCAACTTATCTATTTTCCCCTTTCTTTCATGATGTTTTCTAGATATAGGGGGCACAGTAGAAGGGTTAGATGGaaatgagaagaaattccttccctGACATTCATCCATCTTTGAAATTCTCTCAGTGATTTctggatcattgaatatattccagACTAAATTACATAggttttaatcagaaaggggcaGCATGATtgctcagtcgttagcactgctgcctcacattgctagggacctgggctcaattccacccttagggacctgtctgtgtggagattgaaAATTCTCCCCACAGCTGCATGGGATTTAgagtcagtcatagagatgtacagcatggaaacagacccttcggtccaacccgtccataccaaccagatatcccaacccaatctagtcccacctgccagctcctgggccaaatccctccaaacccttcctattcatatacccatccaaatgcctcttaaatgttgcaattgtaccagcctccaccacttcctctggagctcattccatacccataccacagTGAAacaggtgccccttaggtctcttttatatctttcccctctcaccctaaacctatgccctctggttctgcacacccccaccccagggaaaataatttgcctatttaccctatccatgcccctcaattttgtagacctctataaggtcacccctaggcctctgacgctccacggaaaacagtctcagcctattcagcttcttcctatagctcaaatcctccaaccctggcaacatccttgtaaatcttttctcatccctttcaagtttcacaacatctttccgacaggaaggagaccagaattgcgtgcaatattccaaaagtggcctaaccaatgtcctgtacagccgcaacatgacctcccaactcctgtgctcaatactctgaccaataaaggaaagaataccaaacgccttcttcactatcctatctacctgcgactccactttcaaggagctatgaacctgcactccaaggtctctttgttcagcaacactccctaggaccttatcattaagtgtataagtcctgctaagatttgctttcccaaaatgcagcacctcgcatttatctaaattaaactccatctgccacttctcaacccattggcccatctggtccagatcctgttgtaatcggaggtaaccctctttgctgtccactacacctccaattttggtgtcatctgcaaacttactaactgtatctcttatgcctgcatccaaatcatttatgtaaatgacaaaaattagaggacccagcaccgatccttgtggcactccactggtcacagacctccagtctgaaaaacaaccttccaccagcaccctgtcttccacctttgagccagttctgcatccaaatggctagttctccctgtattccatgagatctaactttactatccggttttctcccacagtccaaagacatggaggtaaggtggattggcaatgctaaattgcccattgcacCCACGGAcatgcaggataggtggattagccatgggaaatgctggctTATACAGATAGGGTAGGGTGTGTGGACGTGGGTGGGATGGTGGTCGGAGCATCAGCGTGGATTTGATAgtccaaatagcctgtttccacacattcattcaaaacgtgtggcgctgaaaaagcacagcaagtcaggcagcatccaaggaataggagtcGACATTTTGGTAAAGGGCTTatgctctcggatgctgcctgaccggctatgcttttccaggccacggtttttgactctgatctccaacatttgtagtCCTACGttttcctgtttccacactgtagggattctatgattctaaatggtTATGGGAAACAAGCATAAAAATTGGAGTTGAAGTTACGATCAGATCACCCATGATCTTATCAAATAACGAAGAGGCACAatagctgaatggcttactcatatttttaaaaatcagaagaaTTAAGTGTGAGCAATTACATTTGCTAGCCACAACATTTTAATAAAGCTTTCAACTTGAAATTATTGCTAATCATGAACTCCATTCATGCACTTTCAGACTTCCTTCTTtctcaaagaaaaaaaaattatcctTCACCAGAATGTATTGTTGAAGTCACTGATAAGGAGTCACTTGGTGTAGAGTTGAAAGGATTAGGAACAGAAAGTAAAAGTCATCGTGGGGCAGAGAGTTTGGGGTAGGTCAAGTGACTGAAAGAGGTGTGGTGAGATGGGTAAGAACTGTGGGCGAGGTGGACTGCAATCAGGGTCTGAAATCACATATTTGTCGAGTTTCATTCCAAATAAGAAACAGACAGACTTACTATTTAGCCAGCCTTCATTGCCAAGTCAAATTTTACTGTGATATCACTTAGTCACAGGAAATTCAGCTAGCACATCCAGTCAGCTCAGTTAATGAAATCTGCATTACACAAAATACTCTAAAAGGAAGATTTTGAAACAATAACAAAAATACTTACATGCTGTAATTGTCAAAACAAAGTCACGCAAAATCAGTTGGTTTGAttggaaaaaaaaatagaaaaacatATTAGCAACTGAAATGCTTGAAAGCAATTTACAAATCCAGCATTTTAGTTCTTAAGAGCAAGAGGATTTATATATTTTAATAACGATAATTGCGATTACATCAAATCAATAGTCTGTACATTAAAATATAGCCAGACAGTTGCCAGGTGTGAAAATGGTAATAATGCATCTCAAATTGTTGAAGTTTATGAAACAAATTATACCTTAATGACATCTACCCAATTCCATCCACGTGGTAATTCCCCTCGGTTATCTATTACAGAAATCAAAAAAAGTCTTCAGAATAAGATTCAATGATGCACAtttctttcctttcacccaatTTCTCCCCATCACTTCCACCTTGCTGTCCTGTGTACCATGAATTACAGTCATATTTTGGCTGTAATTTACATGGAAGCCTTCAAAATTTAGTCAGCTATTTAAGTTTGGAAGAATCACGACTGATCCTAGCTTCCACAAATACCCTGCCAGCAGGGATTAACAATTAGAAGTACAGATCAGGGTTCAATTCTCCTTCTCAAGCACAATCTCAAATTTCATTGTCAAGTCAGTGCAAAGAATAGGAAGTTATTTCTCACAGACCCAAACAGCCTGAAATGTTTAAGTCATGTCAAGCACACATTTCATACCTTGGTGACGAAGATCTTTTCTATATCTTTGTGAGCTGACAGGTTattttatatattaaaaaaactgAAAATTAAGCTATTAAGCTATGACAATAGTGGCTTTATTACTAAAATAATAggttgaaaagtatggtgctggaaaagcacagtacatCAGGCAGAATCTGATGAGGagactggtgaaatcgacattgatcctgTGCAGTTGGAGAGTCcctagatggaagatgaggcgttcttcctccaggcattaggtggctaggatttggcagtggaggcagcccagaacttgcatgtccttggcagagtgggagggagagttgaagtggttgAACTGTGAAATAATTATCTGACTTTAGctcatctctgcagcgaatttaAATTCTATTATTTAAGTAAATcaaggaaaagaaagaaaaagtgaTCATAAAACGACAAAATCATGATGAAGATCCATCTGCTTCAtgatgtccttcagagaaggtaAGGATGAGCTGATGTTACTTGTCACAGGATGACACCTGTATGGTGCATTGCATAATCAGAATGTAACATGAAGATAACTTTAGCCCACACACATGTTCCAGGAGTAGAAAATGGTCACTGTCTTAGCTTAGTTTGCGGACACACAGTTATTTTGTCTTGCAGTTTCAAAGCAACATTCCAAACCTGTTTTATCAGCCAACTTCTTCTTTTGAGATTTTGACAgctgttcttttttctttttcttagcAACAGAAGTATGAGAAGTTACAGTATTTTCAGTCATTGATAGTGTCTGTAAGAAATTCCAAAAATATACATTGGTACCAATTCAATACTATTACTGAGTAGTTTAAAAGTGATTAACGTAACAACATATCACTATGAGAATAGTCCCTCCATGGTAGGAAGATATACCCTATCACAAGAAAAGATTGAGTCAATATCAATTGTTGGATTAAGTGATTAAACAACATCCTAGATACTTTTCACAAAAGAGTCGGGCATTCTGTTCATGCTTATCCAATATCCCCTCAAAATGATCACTTACTCAGTCCTGTTAACTGATATTTACTGTATGCAAATTGGGTGCTATTTCCTAAATCACAacaatgacctcacttccacagATTTCACTAACTGTGAAAGGTTGTGAAAGGATGCAAGCTTATCATCTAGGTTAAAATATCTGCTAACTTGATTTATACCTGTTCCTAGAATAGAAGGCCAGCAAAATTTCCACATATAAAATTCAAAAAGGCTTAAAACATCTTCAAGGTATTTTATAATTAAGTTAAATTAAAATCAAAGTTTAATATAAACAGGAATTACAATAAGTTCATTAAATTGAGGCTGAAAGGTCATGTTTTAATTGACTGGGTCCTAACTATTCAATTTTTATTGAAAAGTTATATCTTGGAATTAAACGTTTCtaagtcagagatgtacagtgcagaaatagacccttcagtctaactcatccatgctgaccagatatcccaatctaatctagtcccatttgccagcacttggcccatctccctctaaacccttcctattcatatacccatccaggtgccttttaaaatgttgcaattgtaccagcttctataacttcctctggcagctcattccatacatgcaccaccctccatgtgaaaaagttgccccttaggtctcttttaaacctatgccctctagttctgaactcccccatcccagggaaaagtaTTATAGCATTCTTTACTATCAGACTTACCACTGCACTAACTACTGGCTGATGGTTTTCCATAAGCTCCTCTTGGTTCTCTTTAGCCCATTCAAACAACGTGTACACCATTGCTGTTCCCAAGTTTGCTTCAGCCTGTTCATGTAGCTTGGCTATTATATCCTGCTTTACTGAAGAAGAACTGAAGAGCACACAGACTATGTATTAATATAATATGTAATCAGATGATTTACCAAACCAAGGAACTATGCACGGTTAAAACTTTAACTGTCACTTTTACTGATAAAGGTAATTCACTTTGTTATATTAGTTCTTTATCAAGCTGGTCAGAACTTTGCAAGGTAAAGCTTTCACACAAAAGAAACTTAGTAAAAATTATGCAAAGAATTAGGTAGCACATATTACTAATGAAATGAGTTACCACAGAAAAGCCTCCCTTCAATCGAGGGAGAAAGGAAAACAAATTGATTTTTAGTCAAAGTTTTATTGTCGCCTATTTATTTATGGCATAATGTAAAAGGGTTaatgtatttaaaaaaaaggattttttttttgtcaacTCTCCTAGCCTAGTTTTGATTAATTTTTTTTGTTCAGATGTTGTTTTATAGATTGGCTATGGGGAATTCTTTTGTGATAGACATAAGTCTATCCATATGAAATCCATTTGAAATCTCTCCATCAGGTTTGGCAGGAAGATAGCATCACCAGAGTGACTGTCCATCACTGAATTTTGTTTACTTGGCTCTGTTTTACTTCTGCTTTATTTTTCTGTTCTGAAATTTGCATCTTATTGTTTTGGGTTTTATATCAAAGATGGTTGGTTTTAATTTTCAAAAGTCTAGTTTCTGGAAATAAGATGGCGTCAGAGAACGGCAACTTcgtgcacttttcactgtacttgagtacaggtgacaataaaatctaattctattACAGcgcaagaggccatttggccatacATATATTTGTATCACTTCTCTGCACAAGCAATCTTGTCTCATGCCTTCTCTATTTAGTTCTGTACgctatttctttttaaaatagcGATCCAACTCCCACTAGAATGTCTTGATTGAACCCGCCTCCAAGCTTTCAGGCAATGGAGTCCAGCTCCCAAGCACTCATTGTGTGAAAAGGGTTTCCGCATGTCACCATAATTCTTTTGTCCATTATCTTAAATCTGTCTTCATGTTCTCAATCCTTCCACCACCAGAGCAGCTTTTCCCCATTTACTCTGCCATCCCTTACTCTGCCCTATCTTTGGATACCTTTGTAAAATCTCTTCAAACAATCTTTTCCTCCAAGGAAATAAACAGTGCCAACTTCTCCGATCCATCGAAGTAACTGAAGTTCTTATCCCAGCTCCATTCTAATCAATCTTTGAACACTTCCtgttgcctcaggaaagcagccaacataatcaaaaacTCCTCCCACCCCGACtacactctcttccaccctcttccattgggtaGAAGATACAAATGTTTGAAAGCACATTAACAAATTCAAGAACAGATTCTTCCCTATAATGAACATACCACGTAAGTATTAGTGGTGATCTTTTTCTGCACCtactctgtagctgtaacatgatattctgtattctgttctattaccctgatatacttatgtaaggtatgatttgtctggtcaGCACAAAAACAATACTTTTTACTGTATcatggtacatgtgacaatacaaAATCAAATCAAACAGCAAAGAGTAGGACAGCATTGGAATAGGCTGCACAGTCTTTAATGCAGTCCCAACTTTTATCCTAGTACAGTACCCAACTTCCTTACTTTTATAATCTAGATCCACACTAAATGTCTAGGAAACTATTGACCTATTTTGCTATATCGAATGCTTTATGCACTGAAATCCCTCCCCTCCTGCAGCCACATTGTAATTGTATCCTTTCTTCTATTTGTATTTCTAACCCTATGATTCCTGCTTTACACTTCTTtccattaaatttcatctgccactggtCTGTTGATTCTATCAACTGGTCAATGAAGTTCTACATGATCCTTCTCACAGTTCATAAGGCTTCCAAGTTTCCTATCATGCACAAATTTTGAAATTATGCCCTAATATATATCAGGAGAAATCAAAagtcccaatactgaccccttgAGAACTTCATTGTAAGCCTtcaagtctgaaaaacacccATTAACCATTACTGATTCATATCACGCAAACAGCCAATTTAATAATTATGTAGGTAATGACTCTTGTTGACTCAACTTTGCCCCTAAGTTTGTTGTATTGTATTTATTAAGAGCCTTTTGGAAATTCATGTCACATGTACATCCATTATTTTCATCAACCTTTTGTTCCCTAACTGAAAAAGACTCCAGCAAGATAGTTAAGTATGATGTaccttattaaaatgaatgaaaCTGAAGGAGATAGCTTACCAAAATGTGTATGCCGGGTTTTTGTTTTGAGCGCAGAAATCTTGAATACAGAGCACTTATTCAAAGATGACAGTTAGATTTTAATTCACAAATCAATTAATTACACACCTATAAAATTGtaaatccagcattttctgcGAAATACGATTGGAATTCTTACATGCTATTATTGAAGAATGCGTTCAATGATATGTTTGGGGGCAGTTCTGGATACATTTCAGGCCATGAAATTTCTAGCAGGAAGGCTTTAGGGTCACCAAGGTTACCTACCTAAAACAATGTggaaaaacaaaacagaatgcAGTAATGGCAGACAAATGAAGTAATTATAAATAGAACACATTGCAATATTGCTCCTAGTAAGTGGTTGCATCTGTTCTCCTTTTTAAAGGGAACAAATGGAAAGGGACAGTGAAATTTTAGCTTTGTCACTCGAGTGGCAACCTGATGGATGCAGACCACCCAGAATGTGTCAGCAAATTGTTTCACAAGTTTCACCACATTGGTGGAGCTGTCAAGTTTATTCCTGGTGTCTGGTAAATTTCCAGagtgactttttaaaaacaaaagagaCAAGACTGCAAAAGAAATTGTATCAACACAAAAAGGAAGATGCAACTGTATTTATCAATCATAACCCTGGCTTCATGATTAATCGTATGACAAATACATCATGCAGGGAAGGTCAggtctcaccaacttgatttgagttttttttgcAATCATGACAAgaattggttaagaaaaagaaggaagcatacgtcaggtataggcaggacagatcgagtgaatcctta
The DNA window shown above is from Chiloscyllium punctatum isolate Juve2018m chromosome 2, sChiPun1.3, whole genome shotgun sequence and carries:
- the rwdd gene encoding RWD domain-containing protein 4 isoform X2; translated protein: MELEALRSIYEGDECFKELSSASFQYRVGNLGDPKAFLLEISWPEMYPELPPNISLNAFFNNSISSSVKQDIIAKLHEQAEANLGTAMVYTLFEWAKENQEELMENHQPVVSAVTLSMTENTVTSHTSVAKKKKKEQLSKSQKKKLADKTDNRGELPRGWNWVDVIKV
- the rwdd gene encoding RWD domain-containing protein 4 isoform X1 — translated: MTANEEQTMELEALRSIYEGDECFKELSSASFQYRVGNLGDPKAFLLEISWPEMYPELPPNISLNAFFNNSISSSVKQDIIAKLHEQAEANLGTAMVYTLFEWAKENQEELMENHQPVVSAVTLSMTENTVTSHTSVAKKKKKEQLSKSQKKKLADKTDNRGELPRGWNWVDVIKV